A single genomic interval of Candidatus Gracilibacteria bacterium harbors:
- a CDS encoding PH domain-containing protein yields the protein MNNFDSLFFRGYIGADEEIQQVFHRHFFVIVEDVVLWTFFGLVIPAFLYGQDLFGIRTSLGNEMYAYIYMLLIYALLMYKLFDWYVDVWIATERTIVDMKWRWFSSDLLYIPYDKIEGVEIRTRSWWAALLGMSDVVVKLNGGDQFTLFSAKNPSAIISFLQDAAKKKGHHIAEDEREPFDILVDTLSDVVKGHLTTRGKEYITRDYVEKLDDTLTIGKPIDLRTEEEKIVIESWKTKYKKKEDAHDEGEHHEEHEDHH from the coding sequence ATGAATAACTTTGATTCTCTCTTTTTCCGTGGATATATCGGCGCAGACGAAGAAATACAGCAAGTGTTTCATAGACATTTTTTTGTCATCGTGGAAGATGTGGTGCTCTGGACGTTCTTCTGACTCGTGATTCCTGCATTCCTCTATGGGCAGGATCTCTTCGGAATCAGAACCAGTCTCGGGAATGAGATGTACGCATATATCTATATGCTGCTCATATATGCACTCCTAATGTACAAGTTATTCGATTGGTATGTCGATGTCTGGATAGCAACCGAGCGGACGATCGTCGATATGAAGTGGCGGTGGTTCTCATCAGATCTTCTCTATATTCCCTATGACAAGATCGAATGAGTCGAGATACGGACTCGGTCGTGGTGGGCAGCACTTCTCGGAATGTCAGATGTCGTCGTGAAGCTCAATGGTGGAGATCAATTCACGCTCTTCAGTGCGAAAAATCCAAGCGCGATTATCTCATTTCTCCAGGATGCTGCCAAGAAAAAATGACACCATATTGCGGAAGATGAACGTGAACCGTTCGATATCCTCGTCGATACGCTCTCAGACGTCGTAAAGTGACACCTCACGACTCGAGGCAAAGAATACATCACTCGTGACTATGTCGAGAAGCTCGACGATACACTCACTATCGGGAAGCCGATAGATCTCAGAACCGAAGAAGAAAAAATCGTTATCGAATCATGGAAGACAAAATACAAGAAAAAAGAAGATGCCCATGATGAAGGTGAACATCATGAAGAACACGAAGATCATCACTAG
- a CDS encoding type II secretion system protein, with product MKKILNIGHRTSGFTLVELMVVIAIIGILATVLFPAVTGYIKRAKDTAKMNELRNITTAINAYWTDHETYQIPGVGWMGGSQGWVNYKDGTAYTKTIAEGLEEYHYLPGGGKFIKIVPATYSSNPVVSNTSPCVNISASQDLYMYYFDNTLGRYSLSTYINYPSDKHIATILDSFNGSGTNGTCTRYGRNYSIGN from the coding sequence ATGAAAAAAATACTAAATATCTGACATCGAACATCCGGATTCACTCTCGTAGAACTTATGGTCGTTATAGCTATTATCGGCATTCTTGCCACTGTTCTTTTTCCAGCGGTAACAGGATATATAAAACGTGCTAAAGACACGGCAAAAATGAATGAACTCAGAAATATCACGACAGCCATCAATGCATATTGGACTGATCACGAAACATATCAAATACCAGGAGTTGGATGGATGTGAGGATCTCAATGATGGGTTAATTACAAGGATGGAACTGCTTATACAAAAACTATTGCTGAATGACTCGAAGAGTATCATTATCTCCCTGGATGAGGCAAATTTATCAAAATTGTTCCGGCAACGTATTCGAGCAATCCTGTAGTATCTAATACAAGTCCCTGTGTCAATATAAGTGCTTCTCAGGATTTATATATGTACTATTTTGACAATACATTGGGGAGATATTCTCTCTCGACATACATCAACTATCCATCAGATAAACACATAGCTACTATCCTAGATTCATTTAATGGATCTGGAACCAATGGAACATGTACCCGTTATGGAAGGAATTATTCTATAGGCAATTAG
- a CDS encoding DNA polymerase, with the protein MPKFTDIHHTLILAQSHSRGDFAVAMERELGYHWDGTLEGKIALMDAYFEKGGVMSDEGGMVSNSAGTVIGEEFIRKMESKLLPILAEMEYTGVRCDGEKLKKIGESIREEIKKLEIEIYEVVGEFFNINSPKQIQVILFEKLGIKPLRKNKTGFSVDNEVLEEIAKNYDIARLILEYRTLAKLESTYIEGLTKAINPITKKIHTTYGQLGAATGRMSSNDPNLQNIPTGKGYPDMIKSCFVPSGDNIFIVADYSQIELRVLAFLSQDHGLLEAFEKNEDIHMRTAKYIFLDRDITSEERRIAKTVNFGVIYGITGFGLSKTLGCSPFEANQYIEAFYARYPRVRAYYDELLADAREVGYVETYFGRRRKIESINDANKMQRSIAEREAMNMPIQGTAADMIKLAMIGIDAKIREKNLRGSMILQVHDELVFDVPREEEEIFTELIRETMENVLIHGRQYVISNALTESKNTQVALSVHDIPSTMTFPPIRVDIHSGMDWTSAKGN; encoded by the coding sequence ATGCCAAAATTCACTGATATTCATCATACGCTCATACTCGCTCAGAGTCATTCTCGCGGGGATTTCGCTGTCGCGATGGAACGCGAGCTCGGATACCATTGGGATGGGACTCTCGAGGGGAAGATTGCTCTGATGGATGCGTACTTCGAAAAGTGATGAGTGATGAGTGATGAGTGATGAATGGTTTCTAATTCAGCAGGAACAGTAATAGGAGAGGAATTTATCAGAAAAATGGAATCCAAGCTTCTTCCGATTCTCGCAGAGATGGAATATACGGGTGTTCGATGTGACGGCGAGAAACTCAAGAAAATCGGAGAAAGTATCCGTGAAGAGATCAAAAAACTCGAAATCGAAATCTATGAGGTGGTGGGAGAATTTTTCAATATCAATTCTCCGAAACAGATACAGGTGATTCTCTTCGAAAAGCTCGGTATCAAGCCACTTCGCAAGAATAAGACAGGATTTTCTGTCGACAATGAAGTCCTCGAAGAGATAGCAAAAAACTACGATATCGCGCGTCTGATTCTCGAATATCGTACCCTCGCAAAACTCGAGTCGACCTATATCGAGTGACTCACGAAAGCCATCAACCCCATTACGAAAAAGATTCATACCACCTACGGACAACTCGGTGCTGCGACGGGACGTATGAGTTCCAACGATCCGAATCTCCAGAATATTCCGACGGGGAAGGGCTATCCCGATATGATAAAGTCGTGTTTCGTTCCGAGTGGAGACAATATCTTCATTGTTGCGGATTATTCTCAGATCGAGCTTCGGGTGCTGGCATTTCTCTCGCAGGATCATGGGCTCCTCGAGGCATTCGAAAAAAATGAAGATATCCACATGCGGACGGCGAAATATATTTTCCTTGACCGAGATATCACGAGTGAAGAACGCCGTATTGCGAAGACGGTGAATTTCGGTGTGATCTATGGTATCACAGGTTTCGGACTCTCGAAAACGCTCGGTTGTTCTCCATTCGAGGCGAATCAATATATCGAGGCGTTCTATGCTCGATATCCGCGCGTTCGTGCCTACTATGATGAACTCCTTGCTGACGCACGCGAAGTCGGCTATGTGGAGACGTATTTTGGTCGTAGGAGAAAAATTGAGAGTATCAACGATGCGAACAAAATGCAACGATCCATCGCAGAACGTGAAGCGATGAATATGCCGATACAAGGAACCGCAGCAGATATGATAAAACTCGCGATGATCGGTATAGATGCGAAAATCCGCGAGAAGAATCTCCGTGGCTCTATGATACTCCAAGTGCATGATGAGCTTGTTTTTGATGTTCCTCGAGAAGAGGAAGAAATCTTCACAGAACTCATCCGTGAAACGATGGAAAATGTCCTCATCCATGGGCGACAATATGTCATATCTAATGCTCTCACAGAAAGCAAAAACACCCAGGTTGCCCTGAGTGTTCATGATATTCCGAGTACGATGACTTTTCCTCCGATTCGAGTTGATATCCATAGTGGTATGGATTGGACGAGTGCGAAGGGGAACTAA
- a CDS encoding oligosaccharide flippase family protein: MPTKKIYTNTIAQIGGKVLTALISIAMIKILTGYLDIAGYGLYSKIYNYLSIFAVIADLGLYTITVRELSAHKDNEKMVAKISSNVLTLRTLSGACIIIFSLGIGYFIDGYNSKEAMIGIAITSLFTLLGLMNSSLMSYLQSILKTEFSIIANTGGKLLTLGIILLSAAFLDGVNHTEKFMLVMLAGLAGNLLMTALTWWYANRWHPVRFGWDTAYIKHILVISLPYGLALFLNVIFFKVDVILLSVLEKPELADTAIALYSLPMKIVEVGMMYGTVFLNSLLPVLTDSIAKKDTEKTQKLMHHAFLLLSIAGAGIAIFLFLLASWVIRIISTDAFVHTAVMGYTAVDAMRIVVWIFLVYFVSSLYTYALIARGEQRQIMYINAIVALINIVGNLIFIPMYSFIGSAWVTLATQILLLVLTWWVVRKKTQIVTL; this comes from the coding sequence GTGCCAACCAAGAAAATCTACACCAACACCATCGCACAAATAGGCGGAAAAGTTCTCACAGCCCTCATATCCATCGCGATGATCAAGATCCTCACGGGATACCTCGATATCGCAGGATACGGACTCTATTCGAAGATATACAACTATCTCTCGATTTTTGCTGTTATCGCGGATCTCGGACTCTATACTATCACGGTTCGTGAACTCTCAGCCCACAAGGACAACGAGAAAATGGTCGCAAAAATCAGCTCCAATGTTCTCACACTCAGGACTCTTTCTGGTGCATGTATTATCATCTTCTCACTCGGAATCGGATACTTCATCGATGGCTACAATTCGAAGGAGGCGATGATAGGAATCGCGATCACCTCACTCTTCACTCTGCTCGGACTCATGAATAGCTCCTTGATGAGCTATCTTCAATCAATCCTGAAGACTGAGTTTTCTATCATCGCGAATACTGGCGGTAAGCTTCTCACACTCGGGATAATACTCCTGTCTGCAGCATTTCTCGACGGAGTGAATCATACAGAGAAATTCATGCTCGTGATGCTCGCAGGACTTGCAGGGAATCTCCTCATGACGGCACTCACTTGGTGGTATGCGAATCGTTGGCATCCTGTTCGGTTTGGTTGGGATACGGCATATATCAAGCATATTCTCGTCATCTCACTTCCATACGGCCTCGCACTCTTCTTGAATGTGATATTTTTCAAGGTGGATGTCATCCTCCTCTCAGTGCTCGAAAAACCTGAACTTGCCGATACAGCGATTGCTCTCTATTCTTTGCCGATGAAGATTGTCGAGGTTGGGATGATGTATGGAACGGTTTTTCTCAATTCCCTTCTCCCTGTTCTCACGGATTCTATAGCGAAGAAAGATACTGAAAAAACACAGAAACTCATGCATCATGCATTTCTCCTCCTCTCGATCGCTGGCGCTGGAATTGCGATTTTCCTCTTCCTCCTCGCATCATGGGTGATACGGATTATCTCGACCGATGCCTTCGTCCATACGGCTGTCATGGGATACACTGCTGTCGATGCGATGCGGATTGTCGTCTGGATTTTTCTCGTATATTTCGTCTCGTCGCTCTATACGTATGCGCTCATCGCTCGTGGTGAACAGAGACAAATTATGTACATCAATGCTATCGTCGCACTCATCAACATTGTCGGGAATCTCATATTTATCCCGATGTATTCATTCATCGGATCGGCTTGGGTGACACTCGCGACACAGATATTATTGCTCGTGTTGACGTGGTGGGTTGTGCGAAAGAAAACACAAATTGTAACTCTATAA
- a CDS encoding lamin tail domain-containing protein: MLSTILIFLVPFQSFASVYISTLLPNPAGKDEEGEYIEIRNTGCESVDISGYSLSDASGKNYPIPNGTILGQQENRRFPYSETNIQLNNSGDESVFLKDPGGNLVDEVHYSGTQKDAVVITFSLTDADCTVVEIPENTFTGEIIGTGTTDSGSTFSGEILTSSGVQDEENIGTGEISDVEENTNSGTISESGSNLSQTGTEIPMTDSGAILGDSDDSSQTNSGSIVFTGKLVATSLSYGDMDGDSFIETLFITYPEVLSGSVNTGGISLYSATGGLYEHRINTETGYILSGSLSGNVLIFSIIPSTIQKSKLKITNTTSSELRLKSSGDIGIRSVYGQELELFLLTSSFSDYRNIIHPEIPAEAVVSSEIEGGNNTPTETGSTEIIPFPDIIPTFQNYTNATFSGNLLTCTTSPCRVNFTLEPIFTGSFIEKDYTCQISYGTENYDTCNPPQLYLTGTGNIDVQLTHKNSGQTENISFLVEQKIPTSTSTSSQNTTIPVQNDANPPIAILEFDGKIKSYMDLVADNEMNCYSLTCAINLTAEKSYDPEGGSVRFLWIYGINEISTKKDPGERKYGLGDHRIELRVMDSAGNYASVFFQIHVLGPKIEEEKQKEQKPKKEKTKETLSASIKITEKTIKKINMQFFSPPEILLQGKTLTGGVNSFECLAAKTSCQINLTLTGTARTDTYEWILSNGTTFQGKNPKGWTLPIGKHSVELRIYKKGETTPYWSQIYGLEVKKKAPTKKKTPKKVTVPKTQKVKETSSSIIPETYASDGTDSQPTSSFGFLFIFGFGFLYMLRRRLYRVSGKDIG, from the coding sequence TTGTTATCTACTATTCTTATTTTTCTTGTTCCATTTCAGTCTTTTGCCAGTGTTTATATTTCTACACTTCTACCGAATCCGGCAGGGAAGGACGAAGAGGGAGAATATATCGAGATCCGAAATACGGGATGTGAATCGGTCGATATTTCTGGATATTCGCTTTCGGATGCGAGTGGGAAAAACTATCCGATTCCGAATGGAACAATCCTCGGACAACAGGAAAATCGGAGATTCCCATATTCCGAGACGAATATTCAGCTCAATAATTCCTGAGATGAGTCAGTCTTTCTGAAGGATCCCTGAGGAAATCTGGTCGATGAAGTGCACTATTCTGGAACACAGAAAGATGCTGTAGTGATTACTTTTTCTCTCACGGATGCGGATTGTACCGTCGTAGAAATACCAGAAAATACGTTCACGGGAGAAATAATATGAACGGGAACCACCGATTCTGGTTCGACATTTTCGGGAGAGATATTGACGAGTTCTTGAGTGCAAGATGAAGAAAATATAGGAACTGGGGAAATATCAGATGTAGAAGAAAATACAAATTCTTGAACGATTTCTGAGAGTGGAAGCAACCTCTCACAGACAGGAACTGAGATTCCTATGACTGATTCTTGAGCGATTCTCGGAGATTCTGATGATTCCAGTCAGACGAATTCGTGAAGTATAGTGTTTACAGGGAAACTCGTTGCAACTTCACTTTCCTATGGGGATATGGATGGAGATAGTTTTATTGAGACATTATTTATCACATATCCAGAAGTTCTCTCATGAAGTGTGAATACGGGTGGGATTTCACTCTATTCTGCGACGGGTTGACTCTATGAACATCGAATAAATACAGAGACAGGATATATACTTTCTGGTTCTCTTTCAGGAAATGTATTGATCTTCTCGATTATTCCATCGACGATCCAGAAATCGAAGCTCAAAATCACCAATACGACATCGAGTGAACTCAGACTCAAATCGAGTGGAGATATAGGAATTCGTTCTGTATATGGTCAGGAATTAGAATTATTTCTCCTGACGAGTTCGTTCAGTGATTATAGGAATATTATCCATCCAGAAATTCCTGCTGAAGCAGTTGTCTCATCGGAAATCGAAGGATGAAATAATACACCAACAGAAACTGGAAGTACAGAAATTATTCCTTTTCCTGATATTATTCCGACGTTCCAGAACTACACGAATGCAACTTTTTCATGAAATCTTCTCACTTGTACCACGAGTCCTTGTCGCGTGAATTTCACTTTGGAACCGATTTTTACGGGAAGTTTCATTGAGAAAGATTATACGTGTCAGATTTCGTATGGGACAGAAAACTACGACACTTGCAATCCACCACAACTGTATCTCACTGGAACAGGGAATATTGATGTGCAATTGACCCACAAAAATTCAGGACAAACAGAAAATATTTCTTTTTTGGTCGAACAAAAAATCCCTACAAGCACTTCCACTTCTTCTCAGAATACTACAATTCCTGTACAGAATGATGCGAATCCACCTATTGCTATTCTCGAATTCGATGGAAAAATAAAATCCTACATGGATCTCGTAGCGGATAATGAGATGAATTGTTATAGTTTGACGTGCGCAATCAATCTCACAGCAGAGAAATCCTATGATCCAGAGTGAGGTTCTGTACGATTTCTCTGGATATATGGAATCAATGAGATTAGTACCAAGAAAGACCCTGGAGAGCGAAAATATGGACTCGGCGACCATCGTATCGAGTTGCGCGTGATGGATAGCGCGGGGAATTATGCGTCTGTATTTTTCCAGATTCATGTGCTCTGACCGAAAATAGAAGAAGAAAAACAAAAAGAACAAAAACCCAAAAAAGAGAAAACAAAAGAAACACTGTCTGCATCAATAAAAATCACGGAAAAGACAATCAAGAAGATCAATATGCAATTTTTCTCCCCACCAGAAATTCTTCTCCAAGGAAAAACTCTGACTGGATGAGTGAATTCTTTCGAATGTCTTGCAGCGAAAACATCGTGCCAGATCAATCTGACACTCACGGGAACTGCTCGTACGGATACGTACGAATGGATTTTATCGAATGGAACAACTTTCCAGTGAAAAAATCCAAAATGATGGACTCTCCCGATCGGGAAGCATTCTGTAGAATTACGTATTTATAAAAAATGAGAAACGACGCCGTATTGGTCGCAGATATATGGACTCGAAGTGAAGAAGAAGGCTCCAACGAAAAAGAAAACTCCCAAAAAAGTAACAGTTCCAAAAACTCAAAAAGTGAAAGAAACTTCGTCATCGATTATTCCTGAGACGTATGCGAGTGATGGTACAGATTCTCAGCCAACTTCTTCATTTTGATTCCTGTTCATTTTCGGATTTTGATTTCTCTATATGCTTCGGAGGAGATTGTATCGTGTTTCAGGGAAAGATATTGGATAG
- a CDS encoding ATP-grasp domain-containing protein produces MHIAILTGGISTERIIALRSAANMKDWCEKSGHTTEIFDFPSDMHRFLRQHQATTLAKHFPTKNLRKYLENHQDFDLVIPMFHGIYGEDGQVTAFLTTLGYRYAYSDFTVHALCMDKYKTNIFVEKMGIRIPRSFFVERGYTIDSLCSPLVCYPVIVKPNRGGSSVATSKVSSVAELITAQKAIIDDDIIIQECIEGREFTVGVYRDTDGFHVLPIVEICTNDGFFDYEEKYETDGSNEVFAELEENIKNPLESMSLMIASGLDCKGVVRIDWRYDGKDFYFLEVNTIPGFTSASLVPKMWKKAGKSEKEFVEMLFC; encoded by the coding sequence ATGCATATAGCAATCCTCACTGGTGGAATCTCGACTGAACGCATCATTGCTCTTCGGAGTGCTGCGAATATGAAGGACTGGTGTGAGAAATCTGGACACACAACCGAAATATTTGATTTTCCATCTGATATGCATCGATTTCTCCGGCAACATCAGGCAACAACTCTTGCGAAACATTTCCCGACAAAAAACCTCAGAAAATACCTCGAAAATCATCAAGACTTTGACCTCGTCATTCCGATGTTCCACGGAATCTATGGAGAAGATGGGCAAGTGACTGCATTTCTCACAACACTTGGATATCGATATGCGTATTCGGATTTCACCGTTCATGCGCTCTGTATGGATAAATATAAAACCAATATCTTCGTCGAAAAGATGGGAATCCGAATCCCGCGATCATTCTTCGTCGAACGTGGATACACTATCGATTCTCTCTGTTCGCCACTTGTCTGTTATCCTGTCATCGTGAAGCCGAATCGTGGTGGAAGCTCTGTCGCAACCTCGAAGGTCTCTTCAGTAGCAGAACTCATCACAGCACAAAAAGCTATCATAGACGATGATATCATCATCCAGGAATGCATAGAATGACGAGAATTCACGGTCGGAGTCTACCGAGATACGGATGGATTCCATGTGCTTCCTATTGTGGAAATCTGTACGAACGACGGATTCTTCGACTACGAGGAAAAATACGAAACCGATGGTTCCAATGAAGTCTTCGCAGAACTCGAAGAAAATATAAAAAATCCCCTCGAATCCATGAGTCTCATGATAGCATCAGGACTCGATTGCAAGGGGGTAGTGAGAATTGATTGGCGATACGATGGAAAGGATTTTTATTTTCTCGAAGTGAATACGATTCCTGGATTCACGAGCGCTTCACTCGTACCGAAAATGTGGAAGAAAGCTGGAAAGAGTGAGAAGGAATTCGTGGAGATGCTATTTTGTTAG
- a CDS encoding MiaB/RimO family radical SAM methylthiotransferase, with protein MFAFSAINLGCSKNMVDLEFAIGEILKFSDRTPIEFLEDPEDPHVEYVIVNTCGFLSSARSESEETLAYYDSLGKKLILMGCYVSVKDDAFLASLQNLVSVVPFISYSVIEELVLGKKSKLNLGAIVRAKQAHKESREKTLTRYLESIEAPGKNAKAFVWKGDEVRAYIHAPFGYEYLKVAEGCDNNCTFCIIPTIRGRQQSRPIEDVVKEVEQMLESDIREIQIISQDTTRYGTDLYEEPRLMELLEKIDETITLSGKNAKFRVYYLYPDILTLEHLARLAKLKHFLPYFDIPFQHISANILKLMGRHYDQKHIFSFLDMIRSTFSSSFIRTSFIVGFPGETEENFQELCGFIAKYDFESVGIFQYHDEPLATSSKLPDKVDESIAKNRIEKLTPILEGIYTRKKDERKGKKQFGYIVDIRDNRGGIRDGEEIKNLISHNSSLMVTIRPELHAPEVDEYDEVKIENIEGKVEIGSYVEYIL; from the coding sequence ATGTTTGCTTTTTCTGCTATCAATCTCGGATGTTCGAAAAATATGGTCGATCTCGAATTCGCCATCGGTGAGATATTGAAGTTCTCAGATAGAACTCCTATCGAATTCCTCGAAGACCCAGAAGACCCACACGTAGAATACGTCATCGTGAATACTTGTGGATTCCTCTCCTCTGCTCGTTCAGAATCCGAAGAGACCCTCGCATACTATGATTCTCTCGGGAAAAAACTCATCCTCATGGGTTGCTATGTGAGTGTGAAGGATGATGCTTTTCTCGCGAGCCTCCAGAATCTTGTCTCTGTTGTGCCATTTATCAGCTATTCTGTCATCGAAGAACTCGTCCTCGGGAAGAAGTCGAAACTCAATCTCGGAGCTATCGTCCGTGCGAAACAAGCACACAAGGAATCCCGTGAAAAAACTCTCACTCGCTACCTCGAATCTATCGAAGCGCCTGGAAAAAATGCAAAAGCCTTCGTCTGGAAGGGTGACGAAGTCCGCGCGTATATCCATGCGCCATTTGGCTACGAATACCTCAAGGTCGCGGAAGGATGCGACAACAATTGTACCTTCTGTATCATCCCGACAATTCGTGGACGTCAGCAATCTCGTCCGATAGAAGATGTCGTGAAAGAAGTCGAACAGATGCTCGAGAGCGATATCCGAGAAATCCAGATTATTTCCCAGGATACGACTCGATATGGAACTGACCTCTATGAGGAACCGCGTCTGATGGAACTGCTCGAGAAAATCGATGAGACCATCACTCTCTCAGGAAAAAATGCAAAATTCCGAGTCTACTATCTCTATCCAGATATTCTCACGCTCGAGCACCTCGCACGCCTCGCGAAGCTCAAGCATTTTCTCCCATATTTCGATATCCCATTCCAACACATCTCGGCAAATATCCTGAAACTCATGGGACGACACTACGATCAGAAGCATATTTTCTCGTTTCTCGATATGATTCGCTCGACATTCTCAAGCTCATTCATCCGCACGAGCTTCATCGTCGGATTCCCTGGAGAAACGGAGGAAAACTTTCAGGAACTCTGTGGCTTCATCGCGAAATATGACTTCGAATCAGTCGGGATATTCCAATACCACGATGAACCTCTCGCAACCAGTTCAAAGCTCCCAGACAAGGTGGATGAATCTATCGCGAAAAATCGCATAGAAAAGCTCACGCCGATTCTCGAATGAATCTATACACGCAAAAAAGACGAACGCAAAGGGAAAAAGCAGTTCGGATATATAGTAGATATAAGAGATAACCGATGAGGGATAAGAGATGGGGAGGAAATCAAAAATCTCATCTCTCATAACTCATCTCTCATGGTTACGATACGTCCCGAGCTCCATGCTCCTGAAGTCGACGAATACGATGAAGTGAAAATTGAAAACATTGAAGGAAAAGTTGAAATCGGAAGTTATGTGGAATATATTTTGTAG
- a CDS encoding glycosyltransferase family 2 protein has translation MKFSCIIPAYNEGPHIKNIVHLALGCPELDEIIVIDDGSTDNTWEELADITSPKLRKIQSPQNEGKMNAFFRGLQEARGTHIVMLDADYIGFRSEYLSQIIVPVLEERVDSTMIMWNNSLFICKLLKHDTFSGTRVLPRSVFDNVSYYRDGTGFGLETKINEILYQKKISVLSFYFPGVYNPPKGWKQLYWKQPKDILSSMPLWKIVRQAWYIYRQQP, from the coding sequence ATGAAATTCTCCTGCATCATCCCCGCCTACAACGAGTGACCTCATATCAAAAATATTGTTCATCTTGCTCTTGGTTGTCCAGAACTCGATGAGATTATCGTCATAGATGATGGATCTACGGACAATACGTGGGAAGAACTCGCAGATATAACGAGTCCAAAACTCAGAAAAATCCAATCCCCTCAAAACGAAGGGAAAATGAATGCGTTTTTTCGTGGTCTTCAGGAAGCTCGCGGTACACATATTGTCATGCTTGATGCTGATTATATCTGATTCCGTTCTGAATACCTATCACAGATTATTGTACCCGTTTTGGAAGAACGAGTGGATTCTACCATGATCATGTGGAACAATAGTCTCTTCATCTGCAAACTCTTGAAACACGATACTTTCTCATGAACCCGAGTACTTCCGAGATCCGTATTCGATAATGTGTCGTATTACCGAGATGGTACGGGATTTTGACTCGAAACAAAAATCAATGAAATCCTTTATCAAAAGAAAATATCCGTACTCTCATTCTACTTTCCTGGAGTATACAATCCGCCAAAATGATGGAAACAACTCTACTGGAAACAACCAAAAGATATCCTGAGTTCAATGCCACTCTGGAAAATAGTACGACAGGCTTGGTACATATACAGACAACAGCCTTAG
- a CDS encoding VTT domain-containing protein, whose translation MDLNNYLNPQTIAILQTGGYFLMLGLMIVEGPLVTFAAAFLASLGFFDIWIVFVLGWLGDILGDLLFYSIGRYGFHIFTKKTAIDTPQEETFIHKLDQLIHTNLALAILIIKFTPYAPPIGLTYIGKIKVDMKKYIITSLMVCIPVPLVATAVGFHLGYLNTIFTKFSGMELVGALLVTFLVFVLGIGSMLFLQKKTKKVLAAEKEN comes from the coding sequence ATGGATCTAAATAATTATCTCAATCCACAAACCATTGCTATTCTTCAGACAGGAGGATATTTTCTGATGCTCGGACTCATGATTGTCGAGTGACCGCTGGTGACTTTTGCGGCTGCATTTCTCGCATCGCTCGGATTTTTCGATATCTGGATTGTATTTGTTCTTGGATGGCTCGGTGATATTCTCGGAGATTTGCTTTTCTATAGTATCGGACGTTACGGATTTCACATTTTCACGAAAAAAACTGCCATTGATACGCCACAAGAAGAGACTTTTATCCATAAGCTCGATCAGCTTATTCATACCAATCTCGCACTTGCGATACTGATTATCAAATTTACCCCTTATGCTCCTCCTATTGGGCTAACCTATATCGGGAAAATAAAGGTGGATATGAAAAAATATATTATCACTTCACTGATGGTATGTATACCCGTACCGCTCGTTGCTACTGCGGTCGGATTTCATCTCGGTTATCTGAATACGATATTCACGAAATTTTCAGGAATGGAACTTGTGGGAGCCCTTTTGGTGACATTTCTCGTTTTTGTTCTTGGAATTGGGAGTATGCTTTTTCTCCAGAAAAAAACAAAAAAAGTACTTGCCGCTGAAAAGGAAAACTAA